The sequence below is a genomic window from Oreochromis aureus strain Israel breed Guangdong linkage group 12, ZZ_aureus, whole genome shotgun sequence.
AATTGGAGGTCATCTGATTTCTCTGCTTTTGTCTCATTATTTAATTCGTTTAATATTGCAGGGTCTGTAGCCTACGATATAAAGCATGTTGAGGCAATAGTTGTGAGTTGGGGatatataaatacaatgaattgaattgaattaaattaggaaatcttttcctttttttggctGATCCttaaggggtcaccacagcaaatcgtctgcctccatctcaccctatccctggcaccctcctctgtcacaccaaccctctccatcttctccttcaATAGATCCACAAACCTCCTCTgtggttttcctcttttcctccttcctAATGATATCAGCTGATGACAAATACATGTTTTATACTCATGTGCAACTCTGCACCTTAAAGCAATTTCAAtgcaagagatggagaaaaataCATTTGCAAACACTTCAAAGTTAAGCAGTTATTAAAGAACGTGTTGGTGGAAATAAGGGCATGTCACTATTTTAACAGAGATATGAACAATTTTATCCTTTGAATATGCGTTTTATATTTTAGTGAGAAAGAATGACACAATTTTGAAAGCTGGTAGGGAGCCTGAATTTTAGTAAAAGACAGTTCAGCATGGTAGATTCTCATCATCTTCATTCGTGAGACTTCATGGGCATTCCTCTGACTCAGTACACCCCCTCCCTGCTGAGCTGACAATTCCTTTTCTAGAAACTCTGGCTTTAATCCACACAGACTTAGTACAAACTTAACATCCTCATATCAGCCCTTCGCCTTTCTTTCCCTGCACCCTTTTCAAACTCTTCCTTGTTGGACACAGAGCCACTTCAAGTGGGGCTGAGCCACGTAAACACCAGTACTATGATAAGCCTCGACTTGTTCCATGCACTTCGACCCAGAAACATCTAAACCATATATTTCACAATTACCATCAATGAGGTATGTTAGCGTTCCTGCAGAAGGAAAAGAAGGTCACCGGAGCTTTGCATAACTGAGGCTGGAATGGAAGATGTGCGTAAAACCAAATAGATTTTCCAGCTACAGTTACACCTcacactaaataaaaataaacgtGTCCACTTTCACCTCATGATACCTTTGCTAATTTTAGAAAGGTAATTCTGGGCGTGGTtgtgaaaatgcaaaacagCAAAGTTCAATTGCACTTCTCAGAAGGAATGGCGGTAAATACTTCCTCAAAAAATTGATTTACCTGTTTATTTGTCTCCATTTCTCTTTTCAagtggtttattttttttttttttggtctgttAAGCAAGAGTGACACAGCATTATTTCAGATGGGCACATGCTGTAACTTATTAAGGAAGGCTGGTTGAAAAAGTCCCTGAAGGTTGCGAAATCCATTTTTTATAGACCACAAAATGGACGCAGATCGTAAAAGAGATTCATACAGATCTAACCAGACGCACTCCGTCCAGCCTCAGCGGCCTGGCGCACACACACCTACAGTGATCGTGACTCATTAAGAAAGTCCCACTCTCTGCTTTACAGGAGATCCTGGCAGTGACTCATCACAGAACATTCAGGACGGGTTTCACATTTTGGGGATGAATGCTGCCGGCTCTACATGTGGAGGAAACAAGGAATAAATGTGTATTCATGAAGGTATTTGTCAGTTTGTGTGAGAGGAAGCTGCATCATCTGGCTGTTACATGACAGTTCTTTACATTTCACCCTTTCACTttgttaaactgaaacaggattAACTATGATCACTCGGGAGATTAAACCAAGGCAGCGGATGTGGTGAATGTGGATTTTGTATCAATTAAGAAATCTAAAGTCATGCTTTTAGCTGAGTGAGGCCTTGAGTTTGTCCCAAATTCACCCATAAACCAAAAGTATAAGAACATCAGTAATTAATCGGCAGTGTAGGCACCAGATTTTCTAACTAAAACCACCAAAGTTCATTTAGCCTGGGTCCAGATCCATCCACTCGATGTTGTCGACTGATATCATGCCACACTTGAAGTTAATCCATTCATTTGTGTGAagcctttttttctaaaatgagAAAACCTCTGGCTCCTGGTGAAATGTTGATGTAATCCTGGAGGGTAATGTGCAAAGTAAATGACATTGCCACCAGTGGAGCCATAACACAAGCATGGCTGAACACCAATCTCATCATCTTGGCTCTTTAAATAATTCATTAGATTTTTCTTGTTGATTCTTGTGGAGCATCAAGGGCCTCGCTGATGTGTTTTTGAAGCTTCGAGCTTCACAGAGGAAATATACAACACAGCGCATCGGGTGTTGGATACAGAGACAATACTTGTTACTGGGTCCTAATGACTGTAGTCTAGAGAGGAATAAACACTCCAAGGTTCTCTGCACAGCagtcagctgctgtttttaattgCTTCATGCACAAAGTATTGAACAAGCAAGTCATAAATTAGCTTGTTTTTACTTGGGGGCATTTCTTGGAAGCAACCCACGAACAACATGAGCAACCCCCGTCTGCAGTTTCACATCTCAGGGGTCCTCCTTGCTTCACCCAACTCAAAGATCTGCTCAGTGACTACAGAGCAAAAGCAGTGGGAACACTGACTCAATCAGCTGTTGCCTATTTGCGCTCTTTCACCAttagccacaacattaaaactgcAGACAGGTCAAGTAAAATTGCATTCTAATAAGGCAGAGTTCACTTAAGAAACATAACACCCACCTAAACATTGTTGGAGGTCAACCACAACACGCATTGTCCTCCTGGGAGAGGCTGCTGTCAATGTGTCAATGCCACAGCGCAAAGAATCTAAACAGAGCCAGGTGCATCAATCCGGCCACCAAACTGCTCAACTCCCAATCCAGTCAGGCATTTACGGGAGACAAGTCTCATCCTGAAAGGATTTTCTCCAGCTTTCCTAATCCAGAGACCACATGACACCCCCAGAGGTCCCTTGTGCCTGACCCAGTAAGTCACAATAGCGGTCTCACACTGTGTTAGGCagctggttttaatgttgtggctgattggTGTATAGCTATTaaaacaaagagacaaaaaccAGGAAATAAAGACATTTAGACAAGACGACAAGTGCAACATGGGTTTATTGTCAAACTGGTTATTAAGACATGAACTCAATTAATGCCATATCAAATCTTAAACTCCGCTGTAGTAAAGTGCAGATTCACATCAAGTTGCCCTGGGTGTCCTCAATACATTTGCtatgtctgcttttttttcctttttaaactgTAATATGAAATCCTAAGAATTATGAAAagccctttttttaaaatttccaaccCACACATCTAAAGCTAATGTGCAAACGAGATAATTCACAAAGCTTTCCTATTCTGTATGTAGAGGCATCCTCCCACTCTTGTGTCTTCAACTCCTCACACAGCTGGATGACAGCTGTATAAGACAAACAGATCTACCCTCGCTCTGCTCTAGTTTGGAGTGTAGGTGTTGTCATGAAAGGTCTTCTGCAGTGATTGTTTGGCTGATATGTTGCTGCACGTGAACAGTGGGCCAATGTTtacccatttttttttcttttttttttttctctcttttggaTAAAGATTATTAAAGAACGACGGTATTTAAAGGTCGGCCATGTATGAATGTTAAAGAGGTCACTTCTGTGTACGAGCCTGCACTCGCCAGCGGTTGTGAACTGTTAGTTTGGCCGCTGTGGTTTCTACTGGCAGTCACGTGCATTGTGGAATCTCCATGAGCGCCACTTCACCAAAATTCCTGTTGTCAATAATTTGTGTaaagtcaaacaaaaaaaacaaaagcaaaaaaacccactCTGCATACAAGGAACGCACCGTGGGGGGGCACTCgcatttctttcacacacacgcactcacgcaaaaaaaaaaaaaaaaaaaaaaaaaaaaaaaaaaaatcgctcAAATTCATTCACTCGTCTTACAACAATCAGTACaatggtttatttttttttgcacccCTCTCCCCCTCCTTTTTGAGTGAAGTAGGTGGATACTGAAGAAAACGGCAGCAATGAggtaaacacaaaaactcatGAGAGATATTGCACAGACAAGTGCCGGCACAGAATACAACAGTCTCTCTTTCCAACAGCCTAGCCTGTGCATAGAAAGAATAAAGCACTTATGGTGTTTGCACGCATTAAACCCTTCTTGTAAAGCTTTGTTGTACACTTAAGTGGGAACGACAAATGAGTCTAGAATCCACAGCACTTGGCAGATGTCCAGATTTGCATGACCAAAATCTAAGTGTTTttgtaaaagtacaaaaaaaaaaaaataataaaaaaaaaaatctaatgactGAGGAAGGGTCCATGACTGTTGGCaaaccaaaaacattttttttaataataataacctgAACTCCCAGTATATGTAGAAATGCCTTGAGACTGAGAAGACGTGAGCAGGCAATGTTGAGACTGGGTTGCAGCCAGCATGGAGAAAAATCTCTCAAGTTTCATTTAATAAATAGAAATCGAggaatatgcaaaaaaaaaaaaaaaaaaaaaatctcaagcaAAAATACGTAAACCCCTTTGCTCAGTTCATCCAGAGATGCAGCTGTGTTTGTCCATGTTGCAATCCACTCCTGATGCATCCCCCAAAAATTGGGCCAGTTAATCCAAATCATTCTTAAGTCCATCCTGGTTAGTTGAGGACTTTTTTTGTGCACTTAATTCTTCCAACAAGTTCATACTCTCCATGTAGTTTGAATTTGCAAACCTAACCCACATAATTGTCTCTGTTTTTCAAGCACCCTGTGGGTGAGGCGTTGAGATTATGTTGCTCCTTTTCACACTTTTCCCCGTGCACCCATCCATTCTTCTCCACTCCTTCACAATCATTATCTGTGGAGCAAGACGAAGGCCTCCAGTTTCTCTGGGATGTTTCCCCGGTAGTCGAGGCCGTGCTTGATGATAGCCCTGGCGGCTAGGCACTGCAGAGTGGTGTGGTTAATGGGCTGGATGACATTCCTGGCCAGCTCCTTTTCATCCAGGAGGTCGCAGGCCGTTTGCTGGAAGGCGTTGGTGCTGTCGAAGTGAGTCCCGCAGGAAATGAGCAGGTTCATGATGTCAGGGTGACCGTTGGTTGCCGCTATGTGGAGGGGGCTGGTGGATACAAAGATAATAGATCTGTAAGAGGATTATCCTGTACAACATACAAGCACATGTCTTCTTAACCACTTTCTGCCATTTTTCCCCCTGAACAAATCTAGGTGAAAACTAAAAGCTGGAGAGTGTGGGTGAAACAGAAGCACGATGTTTAAAAACAGACCTGTTGTCATCGTCATCTCGACTGTTGACATCTGCTCCACACTCAAGTAGGATTGAAGCGACCGTGAGGGAAGGGAACTTGCAGACGGGATAACGGCCCACGCAGGTAGTGTTGCGGTCGACTGCCAGGTGCAGCGGACTGAAGCCATTCTTACCACATGGGTGGAGCTTCAGGAATCTAGAGATGCAACAGTGTGAGAATGAAAGGCAAAGAATTATGAATATGGACAATAAGTTTGATTaaactaatatttttttaatcaacattACTGACAGCATTGCAAAAAGACTGTGGCAGAGGTCAATTAACATCCTGCCTGTTTGCTAAAAAAGGTTGTATATGTGATTGGAAAGGAGCGCTAACAAAAATCACTGTCACAGAAAACTTTTAGACCCTTCTAACTGCCATATTGTGTACACAGAGACATATGTGACCTTTATAAACATCACTGAGGAGATTTTCAATAGGAACACACCTATAGATCGTCTCCTTCTTGAAATGGTCCTGCTCTGCAGTACATGGCACCTTCTCTAAAAGACAAATGAGGTGCAGAATAATTGAGAGGGCCTTGCTGAGCTGAGCAGGGTCAGGAGGCATTGGTCCACTTTGTTTAATGGCTCGTTCAATCTCCATCACACTCTTGGACAGTATCCCCATCAAGTCCTCAAACGACACCGATGTCCCCAAGAGCCCCTTGGCCCTGTCCTGCAGCATGAAGGAGAAGAGCTCAGCGAATGACAACAGGCTGGAGGAAGTCATGGGGCTGAGAGGGTCCAGGTTGCTTTGTTGCATGTCCAGCGCGTACTTCCACAAATTTATGCAGCGTTCAAAGTTTCCAGAGTCAGCATAGACGGCACCACGGTAACGGATGTAGTAGGAAGTGTCTGGGTGTTGCGGACCGAGGATTCGCTCTCGGATGAGCAGCGCCTGCATGCGCATCTCATCCGGGTCAGAAATAAGTCCATCCAGCTCTTCTGCGTTTGTTACCTAGAAAGCAGATTAAAAAGTAGCAGAGTGACTTGTGATTTCAGCACCAAGACCCAGGTATCGGACTTGGATTTATTCTATATAGCTAATTAACAAAGTTGTAGGCTACATCTCCAATACTAAAGACCAGAGTGTAACATTAAAAGTTTTCCCCAgcgaaataaaaacatttattttttccatcctGATGTCAAAATTTGACATCACGTGAAAAGAAAACCTGTTTCGAGAGCATTAAACACATTGCCAGCCCACTTTAAGGTGACGGTGGGTAATGCACTCACCTCTCTAGCATAGTCGTATGCCATGATCAGCTGCTTGGGTTCCGGCTTCTGGATGATGTTGTTACTGTCCATGTACCTCAGATCCATGGCTCTTTTCCAGTATTTTAAAGCTCCAAGCAGATCTCTTTTTTTGTCTACAAACGTAGCTCCCAAGAGCTCCAGGGCATCAATGCGCTCTGTGTGCCTCGTCTGCAGAGACAAAATATGTGATTTATGTGATCCTCACACAACTCTACACAAACAACCTTTAACTGTAGGCAACAGGAAGCCTGACCTGCTGATGCGTAGTCAGGTAGTCTACAATATTAGTATGGCCTGTAACACTGGCAGAAAGTAAGGGTGTCATGCCGTAGCCATCCTGCTCCATGGTTGCGCCGTACTGCAGCAACATCCGCATGATCTCCAGGCTGCCTGACTCCGCACAGTCGTGAAGCGCCGTGTTGCCTGTGAACAGAGAATACGCATGTCGTGCAGTGAGTTAAACATAATAAGACCTACATTAGCTCACAGAAGCCTAGCAGGAATTCAGTTTGCAAAGCCATGACTACATCCATCATATTACCTTGATAAGGACTTGAGGAATTTCTCTCTGCAAGTTACCATAAGctggtaatttttaaaaatatttaaagagcTCAATGACTGACGCTGAAGTTCTTATGGATGTTACcactttacatttatttatgccATAAGATGTGtcatatttgcttttttttttttttttttttagtggtttCATCCGTTTTAGAACAGAAAAAGAGAATCAACTTCTACAAAGGATTGCagcaaacagacacacatcaCATGAAGTATTTTTCAGCACAACacggagaaagaaaaagaacaaccaaccaaagaaaaaaacccccccatGCAACgcaatttaaaacaaacaaaaaacaaacaaacacataagcagtttaaaagacaaagacaaatatGAATGTCTAACAAAGAAGAGCACAGAAAGCATTCCTTAAAAGTTTAATCTGATCCATTTAATTTAGTTTCCTTTTAATTGATCATTTTCCATTCCAGGGATACCAGAGCTCTAGTTATATCCAGTTTAGCTcttacaaaacaacaacaaaaataagacATCTCTCCACCTTGGGGGTTTCCCGGGAATTTACCAAACAAAGTCAAAACAAGGAAGTACTCCCAATCACACTTCTGTTTACTCCATTCACTACTGAGACTAATACAACTATTAAGAGTCAATAATAAGAAGACTATTAGTCACCAAGCTTCGAATACCTTGGTGTTATTGTGGTGCTGAATTTCAGAGAAGCTGTTCTGATAAAGGTTTCTTGCGACTGCAAACTTACAGAGTGAAAATGCCTGAAGCGTGCTTAAACTAGCATATCAGACCACTGTATTGACCTATGTGATTCACCATTAAGGAAAACACAGCGCCAGACATTTGTACAACAGAAAAGTCTGAGAAACTCCACCAGTTCTTTGGACTGCAGGACGTCAAGGTGAGTCAAGTGCAGATAACTTCCATCATGAATTGTAAGAATATTTAGAGATGACCACAAACTTCCAATGCCAGATTCCTCAGATAAAAAGGAGAGATTGCACTTTGACATGTGAGCTAAGCTCGTGTAAAAAAAGGGGGAGGAGCTATTACAAACAactaaagtgaaaaataaagttcCACCAACAGTGTTTTCATTCTTGACTTGTTTGCCTTCGTGGGAGAGTATGTCACATTGTTAGTGAAACTGTGCGAGATTCACACAGTGTTattgtagcaaagaaaaaacacaacaacaaaaacaacccacAATTTGAAAGTACAAGAAATAACATTCAAGATCATTCATGGAGCAGAAGCAGGACCATTTCCACCACTGCTACATTTACTCAAGACTGGCATGTTAAAAGTAGGTCACTCAGTCCTGAAAAATCAGGTTCAGTTTTCCCCAGAGAGGAGGGGATACACATCTACAGACACACACGTGCTTACTGAACTTTGAGTCCCATAAAGATAAGTAAATCCCTTTGAGGAAATTCAACACATGCCATGACTGGCAATTATAAACACTTCAAGCTCAACTCCCTCTTTTTTTCTGGttaacagtgtgtttgtttttctttctgctctctgaggCTACTCCACACTcagtcagatgagaccaaacaGGGTTAGTTTGGGATCAACCAGCAGTTATATTCTttggtttctgcaaaaataacaATTCTGGacagaaaacagcagcagcagcagcagcagcgctaTAGTTGTCCCCCTCAGTTAAATATGTACAAGCAAAACTGGGTAAACAACAAGAAAGCCATGTTTACTAAAAATGGTTTAAACTGACTTTTGATTATATAATCAGTGTTTTAATGTGGTTTGGATAAAAAATGCTGATACTACAACATGTCGAAATTTACCACAAAGCTTCCTCAAAACATGAAGACAAGCTTGGAAAAACTGGGGAAAAACTTCAAGAAATCATTCTTGTCTGGATTAATCGATTAAAGATGAAACCTCACCAAACAGGTTATTTACTGGAAGTCTTTCATGAACTGAAAAGTGATGACTTTTCTGAGAAGGAAGTGAGCAGGGCACAACTTCTGAAGCAGTCTAGTCAGCTGTGATTATTTTGTCACAACTGTTTTTCTCCTCCAACTCGCTCACTTTCTTCCCTAAACATAAGCTTCATTGTTTTTGAAAAGTTTCCAGTCGTATCTAATATTAGAGATTTACCCTCTTATGTCAATACAGCTGTTTTGTGAAAAGCAGAGTAGAGAGGGTGGTTTGTGCTCtgcttgtgattttttttgctgTCACAGGACAGTAAGTATAAGCTACAACTGTATAGTTCTGATCACACAAGAACTAAAAGTAGGGGCTTAAATGTGCCAATCTAGGTAGGTATCCAAAGGTCTGTGGTTGAAATTCACTTTAGAGACCATGAATTCAAGCCTACCCTACCAAAACAGCTGTTACCATGGAAAGAGAAAATAATGGACATCCTGAGCAGTTAAGTGCTTGTCTTTTTAAGCACACGTATAAAAGACAATGATCTTAAAGACAAACTCTTATTGTTCCTGTATTTAGAAAACGCCATCCAAAGTATGAGCTTCCAGACACACCCTGACACACACGCATCCAGGCTGACGTAGCTAGCTTGCAACTTTCCACTGTGAAACCAGAAGTTCATGCTTTGCTGTTGAGTCatttcagacagaaaaaaaacaattgcAAATTTGTTAATTTTGTCATCCCATAACAATTCCTATGTTTGGATGCATGCGTGTCACGTGCATTTTACCCATTTGTTACTTGATTTTCTCAAACTATCTGCTATCAgctcaaaaagagagaaaaaaaagttacggTTTATCATCCATGTAGCCAACATTTTTCTGTGGAAAGCTTTTTACCGACTCACCTTTGATGCTTTTCCTGTTGACATCTGCCCCTTTCTCCAACAGGTACTGCGCAATCTCCTTGTGCCCCTTGTAGCATGAAATCATGAGACACGTATGGCCGTGTCTGTTGGCTACTTCCAGATCAGCATTGTGCTCCACCAGGTATTTCACAATGTCCAGGTGGCCGTCAAAGCAGGCCGCCCTCAGGGGCGTTGAGTTGGTCAGCGTTGTGCTGTTGACAGAAGCTCCGTGACCCAGCAGGGACTGGACTACCTTCAGGTGTCCCGCTGCAGAGGCAGCCCAGAGAGGGGGCGCCCCCTCGATAGTCTCCCCGTCAAAGTTCACCGATCCACCGACCTCGACAGGAGCACTGCAGCACTCCAGCAGATACTCCACCAAGTCCAAGTGGCCGTACCGGGCAGCCATCAGGAGCGGGGTGGCCCCGTTTGTCTTCTCGCCCATTAACTTGGTCACCTCGTGCCCATCTTTGTTCTCCAGCAGCTTCTGAAGCAGCCGGAGCTTACCGTCCCTGGCTGCGTTAAACACCGCGGTCTTTAAATCCATCCCCGAGACTTAAATTCACGGTTTaatagcagtttaaaaaaatggcaGCGCTGTCTGTCAAACAATAGGGTCGACGACCCGTGGAGGTGTAAGGTCGCTGCGGACAGGTGAAGCTTGGCAGCCTTTGTTTATAACAAGCTCCGACTTTCGAGCTAACTGTTAAACCAATGTGCTAccttttcttgttgttgttgttgttgggggttAAAAATCCGCAAACAGTTCGTGACTTTCTAAAGCTCCAGCTTTAAAAAGTTGACACCACTTAAATCCTAAACTCTATTACAAACCAGACGTTTTTAGCCCAGTTAGCAAAAGTGGCTAGTCAACTTCCTCGATCCGTTTAGCTAACCGACTAGCTCCGCTTAGCCGAACCACTCTTCACCGCTGCTCATCCACTGACATGTCCGCACCACCCGAGAAGCCCTTCTTCCTTAGATCTGTCCCCTTCGCTGGTCATTGTTCCCCAGCATAACGTTACTCCTCAGGAGGTTATTTATATTCGCTTTCCAAGGGCCGAAGTGTAGAAATCCACCCCCACCCGTTTACGCTGCTGCTGCTTATGTTAGCTTAGCCTGGAAAAACGACGTTCAGTCAAACAAGCGAGGGGATATCCCCCACTAACCGTGCCGCGTTTCTCCCTCACAGACACACCTCGTCCCCTTCAAAAAACCAAGAGGCGTTACCACAAAAACGGCAGGCTACCAGTCGTCCACACAGCCGCTGAACAAGCTGGCAGGTCCGCCAAAGGAAAAGAAGGTAAACAGGGGAGGCTAACTAACCACCCACGGCTCGACCGGATGATCACGACTCGGTTTGTGTCAAATCACAAACCCGacgcagtctttttttttttctctccagtgGAGCACATGATTGACAGGTggacggccaatcagagagctggAAGCCCTGTTACGCAAACAACAATAAAGAGTTAAAAGAGTCTGTTTTTCAAGCACCAATGAATTTTCTTACTACCATAGAAAGAGAAACCAGAGGCACAGGAAAGACCTCAAATACTGCACTGATAGCTGAGGAAGACACACAGTAATGGAGTTTGAAATTAAAGAGACAGcatgaaaaattattttaaaaattatattaatgagtatatttatttatttagttattcatTCAATctaatcttttatttttcctttaacttattttttaagACCTTTTCTAGGGATATTTGTCAGGGTTAGATCAACTATTGCAATAAAAACACGGGATTCACAGTCATTTGGAGATTCCAGTCCCACTAACATCTGCATCAATTCCCTGTAATACATTAAacatttcttgtattttttatttatttagactgcaaattattgttgttgtttttttgttagtaactgtaagaCATGTCAGGACAGCGAGACAGGTTGATGAGGCCAGAGAGGATTCTTTGTTGACATTGATGTTTGCAGACGACATTGTGATCTGTAGAGAGAGTAGAAAACAGGTGAAAGAGAGGCTGGAGAGGTGGGGGTATGCAGTGGGATTTGAAGTCATGTGGTTTAGTCCAGACTATAGAATCACCTTTTTTCAAGCATTTGTTTTAGGTGCATGTAACTGATATGTATAGATAAACCACAAGGCATATAAATATACAATCATACTGAAAGTGAAGTTAGTCAAGTCACGTTTTCCTATATGGGTATATATTTAATAGAATAAAATCTTGTATAACAATTTTTCACCATATACCTAATGGGGATAGGTGTCTGATGAGTGTAGtagcatatttatttttctacacaATGGATGATTGACATGGTCCTGTAATCATATGTAGATGTATGCATACattttactgtatatatatagaaCAAATCCCATATTGATCTTCcatttatataaataacatcTGCTACCTGTTTATTTCAACTTTTCTCACTTTATGAATATCAGTTtgccaacagcacaaacacaccaaATAATACTATAACTTGGGATATAGttatagtttataataacagaacacagaaaacatatctAGTGTTTAAGCTGTTTTTACTTATGAGACCAGGTGTTGGACTTCTGGGAGAGGACATCTGTAAATGTCCCATTCATGTCTGATTCTAGATGCTCAACAGTCCTCGGTttgctttttcatatttatttatttaaatatctgcaaaatgttttcagttggaAAAAGGTCTGGATTGCACACTTGGCAGTTCAGCACCTGGACTCCTATACCATGAAGCCACGCTGTTGTAATACCTGCATTATGTGGTTTAGCTTTGTCTTACTCAAATATGCTAGACCTTCCCTGAAAGAGATGTGCAggatccatccatctatcttcTATTGATCAGCCAGGCCTGGGCCATGTGGACAGCAGCTTCGGCAGAGGTGCCAAGACCTACCTTCCCCAGCCACTTACTCAAGCTCCTCCGAGGGAACACACAGGCGCTCTCACACCAGCCAAGAGACAtcatctctccagtgtgtgcTGGGTCAACCATGGAGAATCATCTGGGGCTTTTCTATACTCTATTGTGAGTAAAATGCAGGTTTATGAGTTTTTCTACACAACATTTTACACACTTCCTAAAG
It includes:
- the fem1c gene encoding protein fem-1 homolog C, producing MDLKTAVFNAARDGKLRLLQKLLENKDGHEVTKLMGEKTNGATPLLMAARYGHLDLVEYLLECCSAPVEVGGSVNFDGETIEGAPPLWAASAAGHLKVVQSLLGHGASVNSTTLTNSTPLRAACFDGHLDIVKYLVEHNADLEVANRHGHTCLMISCYKGHKEIAQYLLEKGADVNRKSIKGNTALHDCAESGSLEIMRMLLQYGATMEQDGYGMTPLLSASVTGHTNIVDYLTTHQQTRHTERIDALELLGATFVDKKRDLLGALKYWKRAMDLRYMDSNNIIQKPEPKQLIMAYDYAREVTNAEELDGLISDPDEMRMQALLIRERILGPQHPDTSYYIRYRGAVYADSGNFERCINLWKYALDMQQSNLDPLSPMTSSSLLSFAELFSFMLQDRAKGLLGTSVSFEDLMGILSKSVMEIERAIKQSGPMPPDPAQLSKALSIILHLICLLEKVPCTAEQDHFKKETIYRFLKLHPCGKNGFSPLHLAVDRNTTCVGRYPVCKFPSLTVASILLECGADVNSRDDDDNSPLHIAATNGHPDIMNLLISCGTHFDSTNAFQQTACDLLDEKELARNVIQPINHTTLQCLAARAIIKHGLDYRGNIPEKLEAFVLLHR